The Erigeron canadensis isolate Cc75 chromosome 1, C_canadensis_v1, whole genome shotgun sequence genome segment GTGGAGGGTACAGCCGGAATTTTAATCCTTAAACTCTGCCTTTCTAGATTCTGCCCCCTTTCATCCGATTGGTTCAAATTCACCTTTAAAGGAAATTGGCTTTTTGATGTCGGTTTAGGATGCTTCATGTTCCCTTTAGTCAACCGACTCTCACAAGTCAACCTAAATTTACTTCCCATGCCGCCCCCGGCGCCTGTCACAATGTCAACTGTTGAGCAGTCAATTGTGGCGAGAGATCCCATAGCCATGGTGCTTTATGCTATTGTCGTTTCCGTTTGTGCCCCTATTTGGGAGGAAATTGTCTTTCGAGGGTTTCTTCTTCCTTCATTAACAAGGTACATGCCTGTTCCGTCTGCGATTTTGGTGAGCTCATTAGCTTTTGCATTGGCACATTTTAACATGCAGAGATTACTGCCACTCGTGTTTCTTGGGTTCATTATGGGTACAGTTTTTGCACGGTCAAAAAACTTATTTCCGTCAATGCTGTTACACAGTCTTTGGAATGCCTTTGTATTTGTAGATCTTATGAGGTGATATTATTTGTGACCCAATGGTCACATCTTTTCACCATTTGTGTAAGcatactttttctttataattattgattcgGTTAGTTGTTCATTATAGACGTAGTATAGGATCATTGTCACACAATATTTGATGCTTGGATATTGAGCTGTGTAAATCAATGTTAAAAGAAAGCTGATAATGAACACATTGCTGttcaatatttaatatatctttattctgtgatataaaaatattagcaTTGCATCTTTATTTTTGTGGTGTATGAAAATCTTGGAGGGTTCCTTCCAGTAAGTATACATCAAACAACTTGATTACTATGGTCGCAGGCGATCTGTCATTTTTGACAACTTGGCCTTTTTCGGTTGATATTTTCCACACAA includes the following:
- the LOC122585458 gene encoding uncharacterized protein LOC122585458; translated protein: MNLATSPSCHALSVSPILLHRNNHNKNNNHFHHKLSKPFIISFSPNSRFLKFSSLNTPPPKFNWRFSCFKHDESSLEYTVSDISEDILTGEVVEPETNQPNVKHSWVSNAKKAADAVFSAEPWTVPWRANTILLVMLLWISSFWLVGSWIIPFVAHTAGFRKESLSYRGQALYSLLTDVVEGTAGILILKLCLSRFCPLSSDWFKFTFKGNWLFDVGLGCFMFPLVNRLSQVNLNLLPMPPPAPVTMSTVEQSIVARDPIAMVLYAIVVSVCAPIWEEIVFRGFLLPSLTRYMPVPSAILVSSLAFALAHFNMQRLLPLVFLGFIMGTVFARSKNLFPSMLLHSLWNAFVFVDLMR